The window GGCAGGCGCCGGTTCTTCCCCGGGCTCCGCGGCGTCGGCCGGCTGGGGCTCCGCCCCCACTGCCTCGGCTTCGCCGGTGTCTGTGGCCTCGGCCGGTGTCGGCTCTTCGCCTGGCCGGGGCTCCGCCTCGACTGCCTGCGCTTCGGCGTCCGTTGGCGTCGGCTTTGTCGTGGCTGCCTCGGGGGTGGCCTCGGCGGGTGCCGGGGTCGGGGTGGGGGTGGGGACGGGGGTGGGGGCCGCCTGGGGGGCTGCCGGGTCCTCCGCGGCAGCGGGTCCGGCAGCTTGGCGGTCCGTACTCACAGCGTGCTCCAGTCCTGGTCGGGGTAGCGGTGCACCGGAGCCGAAACATCGTCCAGCGCCCGGCAGATCTCCTCGGGAAGACTAAGGGCCTCCACCGACAACGCCGCCGCGAGCTGCGCCGATGTCCGCGCGCCGACGATCGGCGCGACCACCCCGGGCCGGTCCCGGATCCACGCCAGGGCCACCTGCAGCGGGGTCACGGCCAGCCCCTGGGCCGCCGTCACCACCGCGTCCACGATCCGGCCCGCCGCCTCGTCGAGGTACGGGTCCACGAAGGCGGCCAGGGACTCCGAGGCACCCCGGGAGTCCGCGGGGGTGCCGTCCCGGTACTTGCCCGTCAGCACCCCGCGGCCCAGCGGGGACGAGGGCAGCAGGCCGATCCCGAGGTCCAGCGCGGCCGGCAGCACCTCCCGCTCCACGCCGCGCTGCAACAGGGAGTACTCCATCTGGGTCGAGGCGATCCGGGTCCGCACGCCGGGGGCGGCGAGCTGCCAGGTCGCCGCCTTCGCCAGCTGCCAGCCGCAGAAGTTCGACACCCCGGCGTACCGGGCCCGCCCGCTGCTCACCGCCAGGTCCACCGCCTGCAGGGTCTCCTCCAGCGGGGTCGCCGGGTCGAAGGCGTGCACCTGCCACAGGTCGACGTAGTCGGTGCCCAGCCGGTCCAGCGAGGCGTCCAGGGCGGCGAGCAGGTGCCCGCGCGAGCCGTCGAACCTGCGGTCCGGGTCCGGCACGCTGCCCGCCTTGGTCGCGATCACCAGGTCCCGGCGCGGGATGAGCCCGCCCACCAGCTGCCCGAGGAGGTACTCCGCCGCACCGCCGCCGTACACGTCGGCGGTGTCGACGAGGGTGCCGCCCGCCTCCCAGAAGGTCTTCACCTGCTCGGCGGCCGCTTCCTCGCCGGTGTCGCGGCCCCAGGTGAGGGTGCCGAGGCCGATCCGGGAGACGCGCAGTCCGGTGCGGCCGAGATGCCTGTGCTCCATGAGCGCTGAGACTACTGGGGCGCTGACGCAGAGGACCCTGGCGCGCTACAGTCCCCGCAGACCTACGTTACTGATCGGTAAACCGGTAAGGGGACGACACATGCGGCTCGGCATCAATCTTGGTTACTGGGGCGCGGGGATGGACTCCGACAACCTCGCCGTCGCCCAGGAGGCCGACCGCCTCGGCTACGACGTCTGCTGGGCCGCCGAGGCCTACGGCTCCGACGCCCCGACCGTGCTCGCCTGGGTCGCCGCCCAGACCGAGCGCATCGACGTCGGCTCGGCGATCCTGCAGATCCCGGCGCGGCAGCCCGCGATGACCGCCATGACGGCGGCCACCCTCGACTCGCTCACCAAGGGCCGCTTCCGGCTCGGCCTCGGCGTCTCCGGCCCGCAGGTCTCCGAGGGCTGGTACGGCGTCAAATTCGACAAGCCGCTCGCCCGGACCCGCGAGTACGTGGAGATCGTCCGCAAGGCGATGACCCGCGAGCGGCTCTCGTACGAGGGCGAGCACTGGACCCTGCCGCTGCCGGGCGGCCCGGGCAAGCCGCTCAAGCTGACGGTGCACCCCGAGCGCGAGCACATCCCGCTCTACATCGCCGCCATCGGGCCGAAGAACCTGGAGCAGACCGGCGAGATCGCCGACGGCGCGCTGCTGATCTTCCCGGCCGCCGAGCACCTGGAGGCCACCGCGCTCACCCACATCCGGGCGGGCCGCGAGAAGGCCGGGCTGACCATGGACGGCTTCGACGTCTGCCCGACCGTGCCGCTGGCCCTCGGCGAGGACGTGAACGCGCTCGCGGACATGTTCCGCCCCTACACCGCCCTGTACGTCGGCGGCATGGGCAGCCGGAAGCAGAACTTCTACAACCAGCTGGCCCAGCGCATGGGCTACGAGAAGGAAGCCGCCGAGATCCAGGACAAGTACCTGGCGGGCGACAAGACCGGCGCGGCCGAGGCCGTCCCGCACTCGCTGATCGACTCGACCACCCTGCTCGGTCCGGTCGAGCGGATCGCGGACGGGATGCGGGCCTACGCGGAGGCCGGGGTCACCACCCTCACGCTGGCCCCGGCCGGCTTCACCCTCGACGAGCGGATCGCCGCCCTGCGCGCCGGCACCGAGGCGATGGAGCGCGCGGGCCTCGCCTGAGCCGGAGGGACCGGATGATTCCGGAGGGGCCGGATGAGCCGGTTGCCGCCGGAAAGCTCTGCGGCCGTGGTGGGGGCTCGGGGGGTCTTCCCCGCCACGGCCGACACAGCCAACAACGCGCCGGGCGGCCGCCGGGTTACGCAACGAGGCCCATCCCCTGATTTCGTTCATTCGGACGAGTAGTGCGACGTATCGGTTGCCCGCCCCGCCGACCGGCGTTTGACTCGGTGCATGCTCTCTGCCCGCAGCCTGTTCCAGGAGATCGTCGACCACGACGATTCCTTCCAGCTGTTCTGCTCCATCGCCGCCAGCGGGGAGACCCAGGGCGGCTGGGAGAACGCGCGCATCGCGGCCCTGGTGCCGGACGCCATGCGCGACCTCGCGCCCAAGATCACCCGGCACGGCGCGGACGAGGACAAGCACGGCCGGATCTTCAACGCCCTGCTCCGCAAGCGGGGCCTGACGCCCGTCCCCGTACCGCCCGAGACCGACTACACGATGCTGCTGGAACGCCGCGGCATCGGGCTCGCGCACGAGAAGCTGCGCCGTGAGGCGGCGCTGAGCGAGGAGGACATCGTCGTCTACCTCGCGCACAGCCGCGTCACCGAGCAGCGCGCCGCCGACCAGATGGACATGCTGGTCAAGTACTTCGGCGACCACCCCGAGGTGGGCAAGGCGATCCACATGATCAGCCACGACGAGGACAACCACCTCGCCTACTGCCACGAGGAACTGCTGCGGCTCGCCCGCGCGGGCCACGGCCGGACCATCCACCGGGTGCTGCGCGAGAGCGCGCTCACCGAGATCGCCGTCTACCGGGACGTGAGCCTCGCCGTCATGGACCACATGGGACGGCTGCTGCACTGGCCCACCGCCAAGGCCGCCGCGCTCTCCGCCGGCATCCGCGCGATGTACGCCTACGAGCGGTTCAGCGGCTGGCACCGGATGGTGGACCTGCGGATGCCGGAGCGCCTGGGCGCCCTGGGCGGTGCACCGGCCACCGCGCCCGGGTTCGCGTAGACCTGCGTTCCCCGCTCGGCTTACAGCCAGCCGCGGCGCTTGAACATCCGGTGCAGGCCGAGACAGACGGCCACCATGAGCGCCAGCACCGCCGGATAGCCCCAGGTGGACCCGAGTTCCGGCATGTGCTCGAAGTTCATCCCGTAGATCCCCGCCACCATCGTGGGGACGGCCGCCATGGCCGCCCAGGCCGAGATCTTGCGCACGTCGTCGTTCTGCCGGACCCCCATCTGTGCCAGGTGCGCGGCCAGGGCGTCCGACAGCAGCCGGTCGAGCCCCTCGATGTACTCGCTCGCCTTGGTCAGGTGGTCGGCGACGTCGCGGAAGAAGGGCTGGGCGTGCTCGTGGACGAAGGGGACCTCCCCGAACGCGAGCCGGTCCATCGGCTGGAGCAGCGGGTTCGTCGCCCGCCGGAACTCCAGCACCTGCCGCTTGAACCCGTAGATCCGGGCGGCGGTGTTCTTGGAGTCCGAGGGGTTCGGGGAGAAGACCTCGGCCTCCAGCTCCTCCAGGTCCGCCTGGAGCTCGGCCGCCACGTCGATGTAGTGGTCCACCACCGCGTCCGCCACCGCGTACAGCACCGCCGTCGGACCGTGCCTGAGGACCTCCGGCTCGTGCTCCAGCCGACGCCGTACGGCGGCCAGCGCGGCGCCCTCCCCGTGCCGGACCGTGACCACGAAGGAGTCGCCGATGAACAGCATCAACTCGCCCGTGGTCACCGTGTCGGCGGCCTCGTCGTACGCCACCGGCTTGAGGACGACGAACAGCGAGTCGTCGTACACCTCCAGCTTCGGCCGCTGGTGCGCGTTCAGCGCGTCCTCCACCGCGAGCCTGTGCAGCCCGAACTCACGGCTGACGTGGTCGAACTCCTGCTCCGTCGGCTCGTACATGCCGACCCAGAGGAAGGCGTCACCGCTCGCCCGCGCCTCGTCGAGGGCGTCCGAGAAGTCCTCGGGGCCCTCGGTCCGGAAGCCGTTCCGATAGATCGCGCAGTCGACAATCACGCGGGCATTCTTGCCCGCCCCGGCCCCGCCCGCACGCCGACGGCAGCACATAGGCTGGGCCCATGGCCACGCTGATCCTCGTACGACACGGGCGGTCCACCGCCAACACCGCTGGGCTGCTCGCCGGATGGACCCCGGGAGTGGCCCTGGACGAGCGCGGGGCCGAGCAGGCCGCCGCGCTGCCCGGGAGGCTGGCGGGCGTGCCGCTCGCGGCCGCCGTCACCAGCCCGCTGCAACGCTGCCGGGAGACCCTCGCCCCCCTGCTGGCCGCCAGGCCGGAGCTGGAAGTGCACACCGACGAGCGCATCGGCGAGTGCCACTACGGCGACTGGTCGGGCCGCAAACTCTCCGAGCTCTCCGAAGAACCGCTGATGAAGATCGTCCAGCAGCACCCGTCGGCGGCCGCCTTCCCGGGCGGCGAGTCCATGCGCGCCATGCAGGCGCGCGCCGTGGACGCCGTACGGGAGTGGAACGCGCGGGTCGAGGAGGAGCACGGGAGCGACGCCGTCTTCCTGATGTGCTCCCACGGCGACATCATCAAGTCCCTTGTCGCGGACGCCCTGGGGATGCACCTGGACCTCTTCCAGCGCATCCACGTCGACCCCTGCTCGGTGACCGCCATCCGGTACACGCCGACCCGGCCCTTCGTGTTCCGGCTGGGCGACACCGGGGACTTTGGCACCCTCGTACGGCGTCCGGCCGTACCGGAGGCCGTCGCATCGGACAAAGACGCCGAAGACACCGGGAACGCGGTCGTGGGAGGCGGCGCGGGCGCGGCATGATCGGACGGAGCAGTAGGGTGGACGGGCCCACACAAGGGCGCGGATCCGCCCCTGCCACCGAGACTTGGAGACTGGACGTGCCCCGTCAGGTGTTCCTCTACGACCCCCCGGACCGCTTCGTGGCCGGCACGGTCGGTCTGCCGGGACGCCGTACGTTCTTCCTGCAGGCCTCCTCCGGCACCCGTGTCACCAGCGTCTCCCTGGAGAAGACCCAGGTCGCGGCGCTTGCCGAGCGGATGGACGAGCTGCTGGACGAGGTCGTGCGGCGCACCGGCGGCAACGCCCCGGTCCCGGCCGTCGCCCCCACCGAGGCCGCCGACACCGCACCGCTGGACGTCCCGGTCGAAGAGGAATTCCGCGTCGGGACCATGGCCCTGGCCTGGGACGGCGAAGAGCAGCGGATGATCGTCGAGGCCCAGGCGCTCGTCGAACTCGACGCCGACTCCGACGAGGACCTCGCCGAGGCGGAGGAGCGGCTGCTCCAGGACGAGGAGAACGGCCCGCCCATGCTGCGGGTCCGCCTCAGCGGCGCCCAGGCCCGGGCCTTCGCCAAGCGGGCCCTGGACGTGGTCAACGCAGGCCGCCCGCCGTGCCCGCTGTGCAGTCTGCCGCTGGACCCGGAGGGGCACGTGTGCCCGCGCCAGAACGGCTACCGGCGCCAGGCGTGACGGACACGGGGGAACTGGAGGAACTGCTCGCCGAGGGCGAGCTGACCGTCGTCGGCCGGATCCGCGAGGCGTCCAACGCCGTCCTGCTGTGCACGGTCACGCACGACGGCGCGAGCGTCGACTGCGTGTACAAGCCGGTCAAGGGGGAGCGCCCGCTGTGGGACTTCCCCGACGGGAACCTCGCCCGGCGCGAGGTCGCCGCCTACCTGGTCTCCGAGGCCACCGGATGGGGCCTGGTGCCCCCCACGGTGCTGCGCGACGGGCCCTACGGCGAGGGCATGGTCCAGCAGTGGATCGAGTCGGCGGGCCCGGAAGGCGGCCCGGAAGGCGGCCCGGAAGGCGGCCCGGAGGGTGACGCGGAGCGCGATGCGGAAGGCGGCACCCCGGCGGGCGCCCTCCTCGCGCTCGTCGAGGGCGAGGAGGCGGGGGAGGGCTGGAAGCCCGTCGCCTTCGCCGAGGTCGGGGAGGGCCGCACCGCCCTGCTCGTCCACGCCGACGACCCGCGGCTGCGCCGGCTCTCCGTACTCGACGCCGTCATCAACAACGGCGACCGCAAGGGCGGCCACCTGCTGCCCGCGCCCGACGGCCGGCTCTACGGCATCGACCACGGCGTGACCTTCCACGCCGAGGACAAACTGCGCACCCTCCTGTGGGGCTGGGCGGGGGAGCCGCTGACGGACGAGGCGCGCGAGGTGCTGGACGCGCTCGCCGCCGGGCTCGCCGAGGGAGCCCCGCTCGCCACCCGACTGGCCGAGCTGATCACCGCGGTCGAGCTGGCCGCCGTACGGGACCGTGTGGCGCACCTGCTGCGCACCGGGACCCACCCGCAGCCTTCCGGGCAGTGGCCCGCGATCCCCTGGCCACCGGTCTGATCAGGCCATCGACCGGACGCACAGATCCGGCCAGACCGCAAGAGCGCCGATCAAGACAACAGTGCAGGTCCGGTTCGTTTCCGGAACATCCGTCCGGTTAGGCTCGAGACATGCATGCCTGGCCCGCTTCTGAGGTCCCCGCCCTTCCTGGCAAGGGCCGCGACCTCCAGATCCACGACTCCGCGACCCAGGGGACGATCACCCTCGTCCCCGGTCCCGTCGCCCGTATCTACGTCTGCGGCATCACCCCGTACGACGCGACCCACATCGGTCACGCGGCGACCTACAACGCGTTCGACCTCGTGCAGCGTCTGTGGCTCGACACCAAGCGGCAGGTCCACTACGTCCAGAACGTCACGGACGTGGACGACCCGCTCCTGGAGCGGGCGCTGCGTGACGGCCACGACTGGACCGAGCTGGCGGAGCGCGAGACCGCGCTCTTCCGCGAGGACATGACGGCCCTGAGGATGCTGCCGCCGCAGGACTACATCGGAGCCGTCGAGGCCATACCCGGCATCGTTCCGCTGGTCGAGCGCCTGCGGGACGCGGGCGCGGCGTACGAGCTCGACGGCGACACCTACTTCTCGGTCGAGTCCGACCCGCACTTCGGCGGGGTCTCCCACCTCGACGCCGACGCGATGCGGCTGCTGTCGGCGGAGCGGGGCGGCGACCCCGACCGGCCGGGGAAGAAGAACCCGCTGGACCCGATGCTGTGGATGTCCGCACGTCCGGGCGAGCCGGACTGGGACGGCGGCTCGCTGGGCCGCGGCCGGCCGGGCTGGCACATCGAGTGCGTGGCCATCGCCCTGGACCACCTGGGCATGGGCTTCGACATCCAGGGCGGCGGGTCGGACCTGGCGTTCCCGCACCACGAGATGGGCGCGTCGCACGCACAGGCGCTGACGGGCGAGTTCCCGATGGCCAAGGCGTACGTCCACGCGGGCATGGTGGCGCTGCACGGCGAGAAGATGTCGAAGTCGAAGGGCAACCTCGTCTTCGTGTCGGCGCTGCGACGTGCCGGGGTGGACCCGGCGGCGATCCGCCTGGCCCTGCTGGCGCACCACTACCGGGCCGACTGGGAGTGGACGGACGCCATCCTCGCCGAGGCCGTGGCCCGGCTGGAGCGGTGGCGCGCGGCCGTGTCCCGGCCGGACGGGCTGCCGGCGGACGCGCTGGTCGAGGAGGTCCGCGAGGCCCTCTCGAACGACCTCGACGCCCCGGCGGCGCTCGCGGCGGTGGACCGCTGGGTGGACGCGCAGAACGCCTCGGACGGGGACGACGAGTCGGCCCCGGGCCTGGTCTCGCGCACGGTGGACGCGCTGCTCGGCGTGGCCCTGTAGCCGCCCCGCAGCCCTGCCGATGCCCCCTGGCCACCCGGCCCGGGGGCATCGCCTTTCCCGCGGCGAGGCTGAAGGATCGGGGCTCCGCCCCGGACCCCGCGCCTCAGACGCCGGCGAGGCTGAAAGATCGCCTCAAACGCCGGCGGGGCTGGATTTTCAGGGGACGCCCCCGCGATGTCAGGACTCCGGCGGGGTGTTGTCCTCGTCGGGGGACGGGGCGGGCGGCGGCTCCGCTTCCTCCCCGGAGGGGTCCGGCTTGCGCTTCGGGGGGCGGGGGAGGCCGCCCGAGGTGTCGCGGAGGTACGACCCGTCCCCCGGCTCCGGAGCCGGGCCCGCCGCCGGATCCCGCCGCCGCAGGTACCGCTCGAACTCCCGGGCGATCGCGTCGCCCGACGCCTCCGGCAGGTCCGCAGTGTCCCGCGCCTCCTCCAGCGTCTGGACGTACTCCGCCACTTCGCTGTCCTCGGCGGCCAGTTGGTCCACGCCCAGCTGCCACGCCCGTGCGTCCTCCGGCAGTTCGCCCAGCGGGATCCGGATGTCGATCAGATCCTCCAGCCGGTTCAGGAGGGCCAGGGTGGCCTTGGGGTTCGGCGGCTGCGACACGTAGTGCGGCACCGCCGCCCACAACGACACCGCCGGGACGCCCGCGTGCGTACAGGCCTCCTGCAGGATGCCCACGATCCCCGTCGGACCCTCGTACTTGGTCTCCTCCAGGTCCATCGTCCGCGCCAGGTCCGCGTCCGAGGTGACCCCGCTCACCGGCACCGGCCGGGTGTGCGGCGTGTCCCCGAGCAGCGCCCCCAGGATGACCACCATCTCCACGCCCAGCTCGTGCGCGAAGCCGAGGATCTCGTTGCAGAACGACCGCCACCGCATGGACGGTTCGATTCCACGGACCAGCACCAGGTCGCGCGGTTTGGCACCGCCGATCCGGACCACGGACAGCCGTGTCGTCGGCCACGTGATCTTCCGTACCCCGTTGTCCAGCCACACCGTCGGCCGGTTGACCTGGAAGTCGTAGTAGTCCTCGGCGTCGAGCGCCGCGAACACCTCGCCCTTCCACTCCCGGTCCAGGTGCGCGACCGCACCGGAGGCCGCGTCACCCGCGTCGTTCCAGCCCTCGAACGCGGCCACCATGACCGGGTCGATCAGCTCGGGCACGCCCTCAAGCTCGATCACCCAGGTCTCCTTCCGAAGTTCCCTTGTGTACGTGGGTCAGCCTAAGCCTTGATACGACGTCGGCCACAGCCCACGACAGAGGGGCGGTTCCCCTCGGAACCGCCCCTCTTCCCCACCTGCGTGAGAGCTATGCCTTGTGGCCCAGCATCTCCTCGACGCGGGCCCGTACGGCCTCGTCGTCCAGACCGCGGATCGTCACCGTCGTACGGCGGCGCAGCACGTCGTCGACCGTCTCGGCCCACTCGTTGTCGCGGGCGTAGGCGACCTGCGCCCAGATCTCCGGGCCGTCCGGGTGGATGCGCTCGGCCAGCGCCGGGTCCTCGTTCGCGATCCGCGCGATGTCGAAGGCCAGCGAGCCGTAGTGCGAGGCCAGGTGGCGCGCGGTCAGCGGGTCCATCCGGGTGCCCGGTTCACGGTCCACCAGCAGCCGGTGCGCGACCGCGTTCGGGTTGGCGACACCGGGCAGCGCGATCCGGCGCACCAGGGACTTCACCGGCTCCATGTCCTCGGTCAGCGGGCTGCCCGGGAGCTTCGCCAGCTTGTCCATGACCACGCGGCCGATGTGGCGGTACGTCGTCCACTTGCCGCCGGCCACCGACAGCATGCCGCCGGCGCCCTCGGAGACGACCGTCTCGCGCTTGGCCTTCTCCACGCCGCCGGGGCCGCCGGGCAGCACCCGCAGGCCCGCGAAGGCGTACGTCATCAGGGAGCGGTCGAGGTCCGCGTCCTTCACGGAGAAGGCCGCCTCGTCCAGGATCTGGGCGATGTCGGACTCGGTGGCGCGCACGTCCGCCGGGTCGCCCTCGTACACCTCGTCGGTGGTGCCGAGCAGCAGCTGGTCCTCCCACGGGAGGGCGAAGGTGATGCGGTACTTGTCGATCGGGGTGGCCATGGCGGCCTTCCACGGCGACTTGCGCTTCATGACGATGTGCGCGCCCTTGGAGAGGCGGATCGACGGCATGGAGTGCTTGTCTTCCATGCGCCGCAGGTGGTCCACCCACGGGCCGGTGGCGTTGAGCACGACCCGTGCGTCGACCCCGAACTCGGTGCCGTCGAGACGGTCCTTGAGATCGGCGCCGGTGACCCGGCCCCGCGTCTTGCGCAGACCGGTGACCTCGGCGTGGTTGAGGACGACCGCGCCCGACTCGACGGCCGCGCGGACCGTCATGACGGCGACGCGGGAGTCGTTCATCTGGTGGTCGTAGTAGACCGCGACGGCCTTGAGGTTGTCCGTCTTCAGGCCCGGGTTGTCGGCGGCGGCACGGGCCGGGGATATGACCTTGCCCATGCCGTCGCCGAAGGCCGAGAGGGCGGAGTAGGCGAAGACGCCCGCGCCCAGCTTGGCCGCTCCCACCGGACCGCCCTTGTAGACCGGCAGGTAGAAGGTGAGCGGGTTGACCAGGTGCGGGGCCACGTCCTTGGCCAGCACCCGCCGCTCGTGGTGGTTCTCCGCGACCAGCTTGACCGCGCCGGTCTGCAGGTAGCGCAGGCCGCCGTGGACGAGCTTGGAGGAGGCCGAGGAGGTGGCGCCGGCGAAGTCGCCGGCGTCCACCATGGCAACCCGCAGACCCGACTGCGCGGCGTGCCAGGCCACCGAGGTGCCCAGGATTCCACCGCCGATGACCAGCAGGTCGTACGTGGCCTTCGCCAGCTGCTCACGGGTCTCGGCGCGGCTCGCGTTCGAACCGGCGGTCGGGTGCGTACCCAGGGCGGGAACGCTCTGCAGGCTGCTCATATCTCTTTAGCTCCTCGTCGATTCGTCAGCCGAGTGCGGTCAGCTGGCGTCTTCGTCGTCGACCCAGCCCATGGACCGCTCCACGGCCTTGAGCCAGCTCTTGTACTCGCGGTCCCGCTGCTCGGCGGGCATCCGCGGGGTCCACTCCGCCGCGCGGCGCCAGTTGGCGCGCAGGGCGTCGGTGTCGGGCCAGAAGCCGACGGCCAGGCCGGCGGCGTAGGCGGCGCCGAGGCAGGTGGTCTCGGCGACCATCGGGCGCACCACGGGGGCGTCCAGGAAGTCCGAGAGCGTCTGCATCAGCAGGTTGTTGGAGGTCATGCCGCCGTCGACCTTGAGGGCCGCGAGCTCGACGCCCGAGTCCTTGGTCATGGCGTCGGTGATCTCGCGGGTCTGCCAGGCGGTGGCCTCCAGGACGGCACGGGCGATGTGCGCCTTGGTGACGTACCGGGTGAGGCCGGTGACCACGCCGCGGGCGTCGGAGCGCCAGTACGGGGCGAAGAGGCCGGAGAAGGCCGGGACGAAGTAGACGCCGCCGTTGTCCTCGACCGAGGAGGCCAGGGTCTCGATCTCGGCCGCGGACTTGATCAGGCCCATCTGGTCGCGCATCCACTGGACGAGCGAGCCGGTGACGGCGATGGAGCCCTCCAGCGCGTAGACCGGCTTCTGGTCGCCGATCTGGTAGCCGACCGTGGTCAGCAGGCCGCTGTAGGAGTTGATGATCTTGTCGCCGGTGTTCATCAGCATGAACGTTCCGGTGCCGTACGTGGACTTGGCCTCGCCCTCGGCGAAACAGGTCTGGCCGAAGAGGGCGGCCTGCTGGTCACCGAGCGCCGAGGCGACCGGGACACCGGCGAGGACGCCTTCCTTGACGTGGCCGTAGACCTCGGCGGAGGACTTGATCTCCGGGAGGACGTTGAGCGGGACCTCCATGGACTCGGCGATCTTCTCGTCCCAGGCCAGGGTGTGCAGGTTCATCAGCATGGTGCGCGAGGCGTTGGTGACGTCCGTGACGTGCACGCCGCCCTGCGGGCCACCCGTGAGGTTCCAGATGATCCACGAGTCCATGGTGCCGAAGAGGATGTCCCCGGCCTCGGCGCGTGCCCGCAGGCCCTCGACGTTGTCGAGCAGCCAGCGGACCTTCGGGCCGGCGAAGTAGCTCGCCAGCGGCAGGCCGGTCTCGCGGCGGAAGCGGTCCTGGCCGACGTTGCGGCCGAGCTCCTTGCACAGGGCGTCGGTGCGGGTGTCCTGCCAGACCAGCGCGTTGTGCACCGGCTCGCCGGTGTGGCGGTCCCACAGGACCGTGGTCTCGCGCTGGTTGGTGATGCCGACGGCCTTGACGTCGGCGGAGGTGATCTCGGCCTTGGCGATGGCGCCGGCGACGACCTCCTGGACGTTGGTCCAGATCTCCGTGGCGTCGTGCTCGACCTGGCCCGGCTTCGGGAAGATCTGCTCGTGCTCCTTCTGGTCGACGGCGACGATGCGGCCGTCGCGGTCGAAGACGATGCAGCGCGAGGACGTGGTGCCCTGGTCGATCGCGGCGATGAAGGGGCCGGTGCTGGTGGTCATGATGGCTGCTCCTGGCAGGTCTGGTGAGTAGGCGGAATCAGGAGGGCGGTGCGGATCTTGCGATCGTGCCGGTACTGCTGATCAGGCGAACGCGATGTTGTAAAGACCACCGGCGAGCACGGCACCGACGAGCGGGCCGACCACCGGGATCCAGGAGTATCCCCAGTCGGAGCCGCCCTTGTTGGGCAGCGGCAGCAGGGCGTGCACGATGCGCGGACCGAGGTCGCGCACCGGGTTGATGGCGTAGCCGGTCGGGCCACCGAGCGAGAGGCCGATGCCGACGACCACGAAGGACGTGATCAGGACACCGATCACACCGAGGCCCTTGCCGCCGTCCTGGAGGCCCTGGGTCAGGATGGCCAGGATCAGGACGAAGGTGCCGATGATCTCGGTCGCGAGGTTCTGCACGACGTTACGGATCTCGGGGCCCGTGGAGAAGATGCCGAGCACCGGGCCCGCCTGGTCGTGCGGGTGCGGGTCCTCGGGACCGAGCTTGGCGTCGCGGATGTGCTCCGGGTCGGCCAGGTGGGCGCGGAACTGCCCGTAGTAGGTGATCCACATCAGGACCGCTCCGAGCATGGCGCCCAGCAGCTGGCCCGCGAAGTAGACCGGGGTGTCGCCCCACTCGCCGGTCTTGACGGCGAGGCCGACGGTGACCGCCGGGTTGAGGTGCGCACCGGACAGCGGTGCGGCGACGTAGGCGGCGATCAGTACGGCGAAACCCCAGCCGAACGTGATGGCGAGCCAGCCCGCGTTGCGGGCCTTGGAGCTCTTGAGCGTCAACGCGGCGCAGACGCCACCGCCGAGCAGGGTGAGCAGGGCGGTACCGATGGTCTCGCCGATGAAGATGTCGGAGGTAGACAC of the Streptomyces sp. NBC_01294 genome contains:
- the glpK gene encoding glycerol kinase GlpK, whose product is MTTSTGPFIAAIDQGTTSSRCIVFDRDGRIVAVDQKEHEQIFPKPGQVEHDATEIWTNVQEVVAGAIAKAEITSADVKAVGITNQRETTVLWDRHTGEPVHNALVWQDTRTDALCKELGRNVGQDRFRRETGLPLASYFAGPKVRWLLDNVEGLRARAEAGDILFGTMDSWIIWNLTGGPQGGVHVTDVTNASRTMLMNLHTLAWDEKIAESMEVPLNVLPEIKSSAEVYGHVKEGVLAGVPVASALGDQQAALFGQTCFAEGEAKSTYGTGTFMLMNTGDKIINSYSGLLTTVGYQIGDQKPVYALEGSIAVTGSLVQWMRDQMGLIKSAAEIETLASSVEDNGGVYFVPAFSGLFAPYWRSDARGVVTGLTRYVTKAHIARAVLEATAWQTREITDAMTKDSGVELAALKVDGGMTSNNLLMQTLSDFLDAPVVRPMVAETTCLGAAYAAGLAVGFWPDTDALRANWRRAAEWTPRMPAEQRDREYKSWLKAVERSMGWVDDEDAS
- a CDS encoding glycerol-3-phosphate dehydrogenase/oxidase produces the protein MSSLQSVPALGTHPTAGSNASRAETREQLAKATYDLLVIGGGILGTSVAWHAAQSGLRVAMVDAGDFAGATSSASSKLVHGGLRYLQTGAVKLVAENHHERRVLAKDVAPHLVNPLTFYLPVYKGGPVGAAKLGAGVFAYSALSAFGDGMGKVISPARAAADNPGLKTDNLKAVAVYYDHQMNDSRVAVMTVRAAVESGAVVLNHAEVTGLRKTRGRVTGADLKDRLDGTEFGVDARVVLNATGPWVDHLRRMEDKHSMPSIRLSKGAHIVMKRKSPWKAAMATPIDKYRITFALPWEDQLLLGTTDEVYEGDPADVRATESDIAQILDEAAFSVKDADLDRSLMTYAFAGLRVLPGGPGGVEKAKRETVVSEGAGGMLSVAGGKWTTYRHIGRVVMDKLAKLPGSPLTEDMEPVKSLVRRIALPGVANPNAVAHRLLVDREPGTRMDPLTARHLASHYGSLAFDIARIANEDPALAERIHPDGPEIWAQVAYARDNEWAETVDDVLRRRTTVTIRGLDDEAVRARVEEMLGHKA
- a CDS encoding PAC2 family protein — protein: MIELEGVPELIDPVMVAAFEGWNDAGDAASGAVAHLDREWKGEVFAALDAEDYYDFQVNRPTVWLDNGVRKITWPTTRLSVVRIGGAKPRDLVLVRGIEPSMRWRSFCNEILGFAHELGVEMVVILGALLGDTPHTRPVPVSGVTSDADLARTMDLEETKYEGPTGIVGILQEACTHAGVPAVSLWAAVPHYVSQPPNPKATLALLNRLEDLIDIRIPLGELPEDARAWQLGVDQLAAEDSEVAEYVQTLEEARDTADLPEASGDAIAREFERYLRRRDPAAGPAPEPGDGSYLRDTSGGLPRPPKRKPDPSGEEAEPPPAPSPDEDNTPPES
- a CDS encoding MIP/aquaporin family protein — protein: MSTSDIFIGETIGTALLTLLGGGVCAALTLKSSKARNAGWLAITFGWGFAVLIAAYVAAPLSGAHLNPAVTVGLAVKTGEWGDTPVYFAGQLLGAMLGAVLMWITYYGQFRAHLADPEHIRDAKLGPEDPHPHDQAGPVLGIFSTGPEIRNVVQNLATEIIGTFVLILAILTQGLQDGGKGLGVIGVLITSFVVVGIGLSLGGPTGYAINPVRDLGPRIVHALLPLPNKGGSDWGYSWIPVVGPLVGAVLAGGLYNIAFA
- the mshC gene encoding cysteine--1-D-myo-inosityl 2-amino-2-deoxy-alpha-D-glucopyranoside ligase, encoding MHAWPASEVPALPGKGRDLQIHDSATQGTITLVPGPVARIYVCGITPYDATHIGHAATYNAFDLVQRLWLDTKRQVHYVQNVTDVDDPLLERALRDGHDWTELAERETALFREDMTALRMLPPQDYIGAVEAIPGIVPLVERLRDAGAAYELDGDTYFSVESDPHFGGVSHLDADAMRLLSAERGGDPDRPGKKNPLDPMLWMSARPGEPDWDGGSLGRGRPGWHIECVAIALDHLGMGFDIQGGGSDLAFPHHEMGASHAQALTGEFPMAKAYVHAGMVALHGEKMSKSKGNLVFVSALRRAGVDPAAIRLALLAHHYRADWEWTDAILAEAVARLERWRAAVSRPDGLPADALVEEVREALSNDLDAPAALAAVDRWVDAQNASDGDDESAPGLVSRTVDALLGVAL